The following coding sequences are from one Triticum dicoccoides isolate Atlit2015 ecotype Zavitan chromosome 4A, WEW_v2.0, whole genome shotgun sequence window:
- the LOC119285902 gene encoding probable serine/threonine-protein kinase PBL15, with the protein MPRSWRPVLASATKCCSSEDAVVAGNGLTSCRPARSEFSRRLASFRRLSSMTNSPATPRDGKDDEAAGGMGVGPMQLHSFSLNELRGVTHDFSSGYLLGEGGFGTVHKGFVDAGMRPGLEPQPVAVKQLDIAGHQGHREWLAEVIFLGQFRDQHLVKLLGYCCEDEERLLVYEFMPRGSLENHLFKRISATLPWGTRLKVAIGAAKGLAFLHGAKQPVIYRDFKASNILLDSEFTAKLSDFGLAKMGPEGEDTHVTTRVMGTHGYAAPEYVQTGHLTMKSDVYSFGVVLLELLTGRRAMEHIRGRGVHAKQTIKLVEWTRPYLASSRRLRCIMDPKLAGHYSVKGARGLAHLAVQCTSAQPRDRPSMVAVVEALERLEGLKDMAVSIGLWPTTPVAERNALSAKFRAEMEGAGTGSGAVLRRRSASAKLP; encoded by the exons ATGCCGAGGTCATGGAGACCGGTGCTGGCGTCGGCAACCAAGTGCTGCAGCTCCGAGGACGCCGTGGTGGCCGGGAACGGGCTCACAAGCTGCCGCCCGGCACGCTCCGAGTTCTCACGCCGTCTCGCCTCCTTCCGCCgcctttcctccatgaccaacagCCCCGCCACGCCCAGGGACGGCAAGGACGACGAGGCCGCCGGGGGGATGGGCGTGGGCCCCATGCAGCTGCACTCCTTCAGCCTCAACGAGCTCCGCGGCGTCACGCACGACTTCTCCAGCGGCTACCTACTCGGGGAGGGCGGATTCGGCACCGTCCACAAGGGCTTCGTCGACGCCGGCATGCGGCCCGGCCTTGAGCCCCAGCCCGTCGCCGTCAAGCAGCTCGACATCGCCGGCCACCAGGGCCACAGGGAGTGGCTG GCCGAAGTGATCTTCCTTGGGCAGTTCCGGGACCAGCACCTGGTGAAGCTACTCGGGTACTGCTGCGAGGACGAGGAGCGCCTCCTCGTCTACGAGTTCATGCCGCGCGGCAGCCTCGAGAACCACCTCTTCAAAAGGATATCCGCGACGCTACCGTGGGGCACCAGGCTCAAGGTCGCCATCGGCGCCGCCAAGGGCCTCGCCTTCCTCCATGGCGCCAAGCAGCCCGTCATCTACCGGGATTTCAAGGCGTCCAACATCCTCCTCGACTCG GAATTCACGGCGAAGCTGTCAGACTTCGGACTGGCCAAGATGGGTCCCGAGGGGGAGGACACGCACGTCACCACCCGCGTCATGGGCACCCACGGCTACGCGGCACCCGAGTACGTGCAGACAGGCCACCTCACAATGAAGAGCGACGTGTACAGCTTCGGCGTGGTGCTGCTGGAGCTACTCACGGGCCGCCGGGCCATGGAGCACATACGCGGCCGGGGCGTGCACGCTAAGCAGACCATCAAGCTCGTGGAGTGGACCCGGCCCTACCTCGCCAGCAGCCGCCGCCTCCGCTGCATCATGGACCCTAAGCTGGCGGGGCACTACTCCGTCAAGGGCGCGCGCGGGCTGGCGCACCTGGCGGTGCAGTGTACCAGCGCGCAGCCCCGGGACAGGCCAAGCATGGTCGCTGTGGTCGAGGCGCTCGAGCGGCTGGAGGGGCTCAAGGACATGGCCGTCAGCATCGGGCTCTGGCCCACCACGCCCGTGGCCGagaggaacgcgctctccgccaaaTTTCGAGCCGAGATGGAGGGTGCCGGCACCGGCAGCGGTGCTGTCTTGAGGCGCAGAAGCGCGTCCGCTAAGCTGCCGTGA